A single region of the Thermococcus sp. Bubb.Bath genome encodes:
- a CDS encoding flavodoxin-dependent (E)-4-hydroxy-3-methylbut-2-enyl-diphosphate synthase, protein MRKDAKDILGEELANYMELLRAKVAFAEELYGIKMNYVPLVIEEPVVILDKNDGRIKWLKDKRELTEREFKELAEKIRKNLESGFVEMLLAMNMGCVNGPGE, encoded by the coding sequence ATGAGGAAAGATGCTAAGGACATACTGGGGGAAGAACTTGCCAATTATATGGAACTCCTCAGGGCAAAGGTTGCTTTTGCAGAGGAGCTTTACGGAATTAAAATGAACTATGTGCCACTCGTCATTGAAGAACCTGTTGTCATCCTCGACAAAAACGACGGAAGGATAAAGTGGCTGAAGGACAAGCGAGAACTCACGGAGAGGGAGTTCAAGGAACTCGCCGAAAAGATACGGAAGAACCTCGAATCTGGCTTCGTTGAGATGCTCCTCGCGATGAACATGGGATGCGTCAATGGGCCCGGGGAGTAG
- a CDS encoding HAD-IIA family hydrolase — MRVGMIFDMDGVIYRGNRPINGARETIAFLKGRGIHSIFLTNNSTMIPAMYREKLRSMGIDVPEKAIVTSGLAARLYMEKHMEPGKVFVIGGKGLEEEIDALGWGIISIEEAREGAWRRIQHVVVGLDPGLTYEKLKYATLAIRNGANFIGANPDTTYPAEEGLYPGAGAIIAALKASTDKEPLIIGKPNEPAYEVAREKLGDVDEVWMVGDRLDTDIAFAKRFGMKAIMVLTGVSTLSDVTESEIKPDLILPSIGELRGYLETVGDAEDES; from the coding sequence ATGAGGGTAGGGATGATATTCGACATGGACGGTGTGATATACCGAGGGAACCGACCGATAAACGGTGCAAGAGAGACCATAGCGTTCCTAAAGGGAAGGGGGATTCACTCCATCTTTCTCACGAACAACTCAACCATGATACCCGCCATGTACCGGGAAAAGCTCCGCTCGATGGGCATCGATGTCCCAGAAAAGGCCATAGTTACCTCAGGTCTCGCGGCTAGGCTCTACATGGAAAAACACATGGAACCGGGAAAGGTCTTCGTCATCGGTGGAAAGGGCTTGGAGGAAGAGATAGATGCCCTTGGCTGGGGGATTATAAGCATTGAAGAGGCTAGAGAAGGCGCATGGAGGAGAATCCAACACGTTGTCGTTGGCCTCGACCCGGGCTTAACCTACGAAAAGCTCAAGTACGCGACGCTAGCCATAAGAAACGGGGCGAACTTCATAGGCGCAAACCCCGACACGACTTACCCGGCAGAGGAGGGGCTCTATCCTGGAGCTGGAGCCATAATAGCTGCACTCAAAGCATCGACTGACAAGGAACCACTGATAATCGGAAAGCCGAACGAGCCTGCCTACGAGGTGGCGAGGGAGAAGCTCGGTGACGTCGATGAGGTCTGGATGGTAGGGGACAGGTTGGACACTGACATCGCCTTCGCAAAGCGCTTTGGAATGAAAGCGATAATGGTGCTTACGGGGGTAAGCACCCTAAGCGACGTCACCGAAAGTGAGATAAAGCCGGACCTCATCCTACCCAGCATAGGGGAGCTGAGGGGATACCTAGAAACGGTCGGAGATGCAGAGGATGAGAGTTAA
- a CDS encoding adenosylcobalamin-dependent ribonucleoside-diphosphate reductase has product MAVEKVMKRDGRIVPFDKERIRWAVQRAMLEVGVRDEKLLNKVVRRIVRRVNELYDGQVPNIENIQDIVELELMRAGLFEVAKAYILYRKKKAEIREEKRKVLNKDKLDEIDKRFSLNALRVLASRYLIKNEKGEIIESPKELYERVSTLAVIPDILYDERVFDKNGGHEQNLAALEKYLKNLDEYDGKFSIGRFKLNKWHFERLLNLYRELAEKGQMKLSIDEVMKMLENGAFDKYEDEIEEYFRMMTGQYFMPNTPALINSGRPLGMLSACFVVPIEDDMESIMKAAHDVAMIQKAGGGTGLNFSKLRPEGDIVGTTTGAASGPVSFMHLIDAVSDVIKQGGVRRGANMGILEVWHPDVEKFIHAKEKNTGTNVLSNFNISVGLWEGFWEALKEGNRYPLVNPRTGEKVKEIDPKSLFEELAYMAWAKADPGVVFFDVINRRNVLEPAKGEKIRSTNPCGEEPLYDYESCNLASINLAKFVKYDDEGKPYFDWDEYAYVIQRVAKYLDNAIDVNKFPLPEIDRNTKLTRRIGVGMMGLADALFKLGIPYNSKEGYKFMRKATEYLTFYAYKQSVEAAKKRGPFPLYEKTRYKDGELPVEGFYHREIWNLPWDELVEEIKRYGVRNGMTTTCPPTGSVSMISDTSSGIEPLFALVYKKSVTVGEFYYVDPVFEAELKKRGLYSDELLRKISDNYGSIQGLGEIPEELQRVFVTSMDIHWLDHILAQANIQLWLTDSASKTINMPNDATVEDVKAAYLLAYKLGCKGVTVYRDGSLSVQVYSVESEKKKQRVKAKPSEYAVEKLKAIVEAEPWLARFINVEAILNGTNGKEKSAQAGGLTFSVSHVSTPKPTHEHPHHAEKPDIPEEKIQELLGVAYCPVCYEKDGVLVELRMESGCATCPRCGWSKCVIS; this is encoded by the coding sequence ATGGCCGTTGAAAAAGTGATGAAAAGGGATGGTAGAATTGTCCCCTTTGATAAGGAGCGTATAAGATGGGCTGTCCAAAGAGCAATGCTCGAAGTTGGAGTAAGGGACGAGAAACTTCTCAACAAAGTCGTCAGAAGAATAGTCAGAAGGGTTAACGAGCTTTACGATGGTCAGGTTCCGAACATAGAGAACATTCAGGACATAGTAGAGCTTGAACTTATGCGCGCCGGCCTCTTCGAGGTCGCCAAGGCCTACATCCTCTACCGCAAGAAAAAGGCTGAAATCAGAGAGGAGAAAAGGAAAGTTCTCAACAAGGACAAGCTAGACGAAATAGACAAGCGCTTCTCCCTCAACGCCCTCCGCGTTCTTGCTTCCCGCTATCTAATCAAGAACGAGAAAGGAGAGATAATCGAGAGCCCAAAGGAACTCTACGAGCGCGTTTCAACTTTGGCCGTTATTCCTGACATTCTCTATGACGAGAGGGTCTTTGACAAGAACGGGGGACACGAGCAGAACTTGGCTGCCCTCGAAAAATACCTAAAAAACCTAGACGAGTACGACGGAAAGTTCTCAATAGGCAGATTCAAGCTAAACAAATGGCACTTCGAAAGGCTTCTCAACCTCTACCGCGAGCTCGCTGAGAAGGGCCAGATGAAGCTCTCCATAGACGAGGTCATGAAGATGCTCGAAAACGGCGCCTTCGACAAATACGAGGATGAGATAGAAGAGTACTTCAGAATGATGACTGGTCAGTACTTCATGCCCAACACTCCCGCGCTCATCAACTCCGGAAGGCCCCTTGGAATGCTCTCAGCGTGCTTCGTCGTCCCGATAGAGGACGATATGGAGAGCATAATGAAAGCGGCCCACGATGTGGCAATGATACAGAAGGCCGGAGGCGGCACCGGTCTCAACTTCTCAAAGCTCCGCCCGGAGGGTGACATAGTCGGGACGACTACGGGAGCAGCATCCGGTCCAGTCTCTTTCATGCACCTCATAGATGCAGTTAGCGACGTCATAAAGCAGGGCGGCGTCAGGCGCGGGGCCAACATGGGAATTCTGGAAGTCTGGCATCCCGACGTTGAGAAGTTCATCCACGCAAAGGAAAAGAACACCGGAACGAACGTCCTCAGCAACTTCAACATAAGCGTTGGCCTCTGGGAGGGCTTCTGGGAGGCCCTGAAGGAAGGGAATAGGTACCCGCTCGTGAACCCGCGCACTGGCGAGAAGGTCAAGGAAATAGACCCCAAGAGCCTGTTTGAAGAGCTGGCCTACATGGCATGGGCAAAGGCCGACCCGGGTGTGGTCTTCTTCGATGTGATAAACAGAAGAAACGTTCTGGAGCCGGCAAAGGGTGAAAAGATACGCTCTACCAACCCATGCGGTGAAGAGCCGCTCTACGACTACGAATCGTGCAATCTAGCCTCGATAAACCTCGCAAAGTTCGTTAAGTATGACGACGAAGGGAAGCCCTACTTCGACTGGGATGAGTACGCCTATGTGATCCAAAGGGTCGCCAAGTACCTCGACAACGCGATAGACGTCAACAAGTTCCCGCTACCTGAAATCGACCGCAACACCAAGCTGACCAGGAGAATCGGAGTGGGAATGATGGGCCTTGCCGATGCGCTCTTCAAACTCGGCATACCCTACAACAGCAAGGAAGGATACAAGTTTATGAGGAAAGCCACCGAGTACCTCACGTTCTACGCCTATAAACAGAGCGTTGAAGCCGCTAAAAAGCGCGGCCCATTTCCGCTCTATGAGAAAACAAGATACAAGGACGGAGAGCTCCCCGTCGAGGGCTTCTACCACCGCGAGATATGGAACCTGCCCTGGGACGAGCTTGTTGAGGAGATTAAACGCTACGGTGTCAGGAACGGAATGACCACCACCTGCCCGCCCACCGGCTCCGTCTCAATGATATCCGATACCTCCAGTGGAATAGAGCCTTTATTCGCGCTCGTCTACAAGAAGAGTGTCACGGTTGGAGAGTTTTACTATGTTGACCCCGTCTTCGAGGCAGAACTCAAGAAGCGTGGCCTCTACAGCGACGAACTCCTCAGGAAGATAAGCGACAACTACGGCTCGATACAGGGACTCGGGGAAATTCCAGAGGAGCTTCAGAGGGTCTTCGTCACCTCGATGGACATTCACTGGCTCGACCACATACTGGCTCAAGCCAACATCCAGCTCTGGCTCACCGATTCGGCGAGCAAGACCATAAACATGCCCAACGATGCAACGGTTGAGGACGTTAAGGCCGCATACCTCCTCGCCTACAAGCTCGGCTGCAAGGGTGTCACCGTCTACCGCGACGGTTCCCTCTCGGTTCAGGTTTACAGCGTTGAAAGCGAGAAGAAGAAGCAGCGCGTCAAGGCAAAGCCTAGCGAGTACGCGGTGGAGAAGCTGAAGGCCATCGTCGAGGCTGAGCCCTGGCTGGCGCGCTTCATCAACGTTGAGGCAATACTGAACGGCACCAACGGGAAAGAGAAGAGCGCCCAAGCAGGAGGGCTGACCTTCTCGGTCTCACACGTCTCCACCCCCAAACCGACTCACGAGCACCCACACCATGCTGAGAAGCCCGACATTCCGGAGGAGAAGATACAAGAGCTCCTTGGCGTTGCCTACTGCCCGGTCTGCTATGAGAAGGACGGCGTTTTGGTGGAGCTCAGGATGGAGAGCGGCTGTGCCACCTGCCCGCGCTGCGGCTGGAGCAAATGCGTCATAAGCTGA
- a CDS encoding DMT family transporter, whose amino-acid sequence MKRAELILLSITAIWGSTFPVMKVSLNGVSPVLLLAYRFGIASAVMLLLFGRRALKRDTLKAGFLLGITLFLGNAFQIVGLEYTTPTNSGFITALYVVFTPFIAYFLLGDEIRRDDVMSLLLVIPGLYLISGATLHIDYGDALTVLCAISFAFQIVLVHKYSGLDYLSLSFWQIFWNFVFSTVYSVLFEGLEIPKGTTTWFGIIYLAIFATVLTFTLQVKYQGETRAQRAAMIYSAEPLFSYFTSFLFLGEVLNMKGNLGGLLILAGIWNEVRKG is encoded by the coding sequence ATGAAGCGGGCGGAGCTTATACTCCTTAGTATAACAGCCATATGGGGTTCCACGTTCCCCGTTATGAAAGTTAGCCTGAACGGAGTCTCCCCTGTTTTGCTCCTCGCGTATCGCTTTGGTATAGCCTCCGCCGTTATGCTGCTTCTCTTCGGCAGGAGGGCTCTTAAAAGGGACACCCTAAAAGCCGGGTTCCTGCTCGGAATAACCCTCTTCCTCGGTAATGCCTTCCAGATAGTCGGTCTGGAGTACACGACTCCCACCAATTCGGGCTTCATAACTGCCCTCTACGTGGTTTTTACCCCGTTTATCGCGTATTTCCTTCTCGGAGACGAGATACGGAGGGATGACGTGATGTCCCTCCTCCTGGTTATCCCCGGCCTTTACCTGATTTCAGGGGCAACCCTCCACATTGACTACGGGGACGCACTTACAGTCCTGTGCGCCATCAGTTTCGCGTTCCAGATCGTCCTTGTTCACAAGTACAGTGGATTGGACTACCTGAGCCTGTCGTTCTGGCAGATATTCTGGAACTTCGTTTTTTCCACAGTATACAGTGTCTTATTCGAGGGGCTGGAGATACCAAAGGGCACCACCACATGGTTTGGGATAATATACCTTGCGATCTTCGCTACGGTGCTCACATTTACCCTTCAGGTTAAATACCAGGGAGAGACGAGGGCCCAGAGGGCGGCCATGATATACTCAGCGGAACCCCTTTTCAGTTATTTCACATCGTTCCTGTTCCTGGGAGAGGTTCTCAATATGAAAGGCAACCTCGGTGGCCTTTTAATCCTCGCGGGAATATGGAACGAAGTTAGGAAAGGATAA
- a CDS encoding glycoside hydrolase: MMMKRSYHFHAYQPGDIVYVHDGSGWDPIKYSERLSPVSLKIRDIDVKGRNWTRAVIKAYEYAGEVLGGLPEKSVSVDFEPFTLYMILQYKPRIYAQIVELLGTHVEVVPTTPFHPIMPHLGKFDQEVLARVSFDFYAPFIGDSDVVGYWLPEAVITKETAEIIAKAAAGRGVVFLLDERQFVGLNIPQAKYSCNTYRAGEKTAYAFGRDHQLSDSFAFNTLDVEGLIRAVAEGRVDVFKEREGIPYLIHLASDLEALLANPQQLDRFLGWMKGLDEKGVEGVNAVEFIRRKKKGEYKKLEGECSEYFRINIKDYSSWSDYYDLSVDGRTGDMRWLGMRREDGKVINRFYRGKKVSQLWKYAFTKLFRELNRAIRFGVSDLIKKEKPEAGREQIQKFLVRYSRAFFREHYEYFEMETGVDYIMEPIDGVDPTLAMKLGRIYYLMLLANHSCPRFWENIDTRVTFGNVAVMSKALIELMEVYMKEGLGERANFLLLEYMKLLAFPQLYYDYDLYKLSGLEGWETTEKAWFESLQSEVPKSSYNVVTRAALYTGKEALPDEVKDALGILYNYDEAVADTGHIPGEAHGHWENMEWCEHRS, from the coding sequence ATGATGATGAAGCGCTCCTATCACTTTCACGCCTACCAGCCGGGGGACATAGTTTACGTCCACGATGGCTCCGGGTGGGATCCGATAAAGTACTCCGAGAGGCTCAGCCCAGTTTCACTGAAAATTAGGGATATCGATGTCAAGGGACGGAACTGGACGAGGGCTGTTATAAAGGCTTACGAGTATGCCGGAGAAGTCTTGGGGGGCCTACCTGAGAAGAGTGTCAGCGTTGATTTTGAACCCTTCACCCTCTACATGATACTCCAGTACAAGCCTAGGATATATGCCCAGATAGTGGAGCTTCTTGGGACTCACGTTGAGGTAGTCCCCACCACACCCTTCCATCCCATAATGCCGCATCTTGGCAAGTTTGACCAGGAGGTTCTCGCTAGGGTTTCCTTCGACTTCTACGCTCCATTCATTGGGGACTCTGACGTCGTTGGCTACTGGCTTCCTGAGGCAGTCATCACGAAAGAGACGGCGGAGATCATCGCAAAGGCCGCCGCCGGGAGGGGGGTAGTCTTCCTTCTCGACGAGCGGCAGTTCGTTGGTCTCAACATCCCCCAGGCGAAGTACTCCTGCAACACATACCGCGCGGGGGAGAAAACCGCATATGCCTTCGGCAGGGATCACCAGCTCAGCGACTCCTTCGCCTTCAATACCCTTGATGTGGAGGGTTTAATCCGCGCCGTGGCGGAAGGCAGGGTCGATGTGTTCAAGGAGCGGGAGGGGATACCCTACCTTATCCACCTTGCGAGCGACCTTGAGGCTCTTCTTGCTAATCCACAGCAGCTAGATCGCTTCCTTGGGTGGATGAAGGGACTGGACGAGAAGGGTGTTGAAGGCGTAAATGCCGTTGAATTCATTCGCAGGAAGAAGAAAGGTGAGTACAAAAAGCTCGAGGGAGAGTGCAGCGAGTACTTCAGAATAAACATAAAAGACTACTCCAGCTGGAGCGACTACTACGACCTCAGCGTTGACGGCAGAACCGGGGACATGAGATGGCTTGGGATGAGGCGTGAAGATGGCAAAGTCATAAATCGCTTTTACAGAGGCAAAAAAGTCTCCCAGCTCTGGAAGTATGCATTCACCAAGCTCTTCCGCGAGCTGAACAGGGCTATACGCTTCGGTGTTAGTGATCTGATCAAAAAGGAGAAGCCCGAGGCCGGCAGAGAGCAAATCCAGAAGTTCCTCGTAAGGTACTCAAGGGCTTTCTTCCGCGAACACTACGAGTACTTTGAGATGGAGACTGGGGTTGACTACATCATGGAGCCCATAGATGGCGTTGACCCAACTCTTGCCATGAAACTCGGCAGAATCTACTACCTGATGCTTCTGGCTAACCACTCCTGTCCGCGCTTCTGGGAGAACATCGACACGAGGGTTACCTTCGGCAACGTCGCGGTCATGAGCAAGGCCCTCATAGAGCTGATGGAGGTCTACATGAAGGAGGGGCTCGGGGAGAGGGCCAACTTCCTCCTCCTTGAGTACATGAAGCTCTTGGCTTTTCCGCAGCTCTACTATGACTATGACCTCTACAAACTCTCCGGTTTGGAGGGATGGGAGACAACCGAAAAGGCATGGTTCGAGTCCCTCCAGAGCGAAGTTCCGAAGAGTTCCTACAACGTCGTAACGAGGGCGGCCCTCTACACCGGGAAGGAGGCCCTGCCCGATGAAGTCAAGGACGCCCTGGGAATCCTCTACAACTACGATGAGGCGGTTGCAGATACCGGCCACATACCTGGTGAGGCGCACGGTCACTGGGAAAACATGGAGTGGTGTGAACACCGCTCCTAA
- the cca gene encoding CCA tRNA nucleotidyltransferase: MTLEDVIAEVLRRIVPTEEERAFVRSLMNELKDIAKETAEELGLDVRPYFVGSTAKDTYLAGDHDFDLFFAFPLDTPLEELRGKGLKLGKTIAKKLDSCEIAYAEHPYVRAKYKGVKVDLVPCYDVRDWRDVRTAVDRSILHTRWVNENLKGRNNEVRLLKRFLKGIKAYGSEIYVRGFSGYLAEILVIKYGSFLDVLKNADFMLRQKVIDPAGWLRKEPEIAMKTVKRGVDEDRPLVVIDPVDPRRNVSANLSWEKYGRFYFKAGEFIENPSVEFFFPKEDFIGDYLAELRRKGTHLVTLLFNVPKMVDDLLFPQLERSAKGFEKVLSKEGFGVLGWNIGRVEAGKAFIMLELDRTERASVRVHPGPEFFTERGRDFYRKNERVWLVGKRLYAEKVVKESVIDVVIELLEKSQVALGKNLRETIKGADILVDYVPKDLEVEAYLFLSRKKEGLKV, translated from the coding sequence ATGACGCTTGAAGATGTGATTGCTGAAGTCCTCCGGAGAATCGTACCGACCGAGGAGGAGAGGGCCTTCGTCCGCTCGCTGATGAACGAACTTAAAGATATTGCAAAAGAAACAGCCGAAGAGCTCGGCCTCGATGTTAGGCCATATTTCGTCGGCTCTACAGCCAAGGACACGTACCTTGCAGGAGACCATGACTTCGACCTCTTTTTTGCGTTCCCACTTGATACGCCCTTAGAAGAGCTGAGGGGGAAGGGACTGAAGCTTGGAAAGACCATAGCAAAAAAGCTCGACTCGTGCGAGATAGCTTACGCGGAGCACCCGTACGTGAGGGCTAAATACAAAGGCGTTAAAGTCGATCTGGTTCCCTGCTACGACGTGAGGGACTGGAGGGACGTGAGGACTGCCGTTGACCGTTCAATCCTCCACACGCGGTGGGTGAACGAGAACCTAAAGGGGAGGAACAACGAGGTCAGGCTGCTCAAGCGCTTTCTCAAGGGTATCAAAGCTTACGGGAGCGAGATATACGTCAGGGGCTTTTCAGGTTATCTGGCCGAGATACTCGTGATAAAGTACGGCTCCTTCCTGGACGTCCTCAAAAACGCTGACTTCATGCTCAGGCAGAAGGTAATTGACCCAGCGGGTTGGCTGAGGAAAGAGCCCGAAATAGCCATGAAGACCGTGAAGAGAGGGGTAGATGAGGACAGGCCACTGGTCGTTATTGATCCTGTGGATCCGAGGAGGAACGTCTCAGCAAACCTGAGCTGGGAGAAGTACGGGCGCTTCTACTTCAAGGCAGGAGAGTTCATCGAAAACCCATCGGTTGAGTTCTTCTTCCCGAAGGAGGACTTTATAGGAGACTATCTGGCAGAGCTGAGGAGAAAGGGGACGCACCTCGTAACACTGCTCTTTAATGTCCCGAAGATGGTGGACGACCTGCTTTTCCCTCAGTTGGAGAGAAGTGCGAAGGGATTCGAAAAGGTCCTATCAAAGGAGGGCTTTGGGGTCTTGGGATGGAACATCGGTAGGGTAGAAGCCGGAAAAGCCTTTATAATGCTCGAACTCGATAGAACTGAGAGGGCAAGCGTTAGAGTGCATCCCGGTCCAGAGTTCTTCACGGAACGGGGAAGGGATTTCTACAGGAAAAATGAGAGGGTATGGCTCGTGGGCAAAAGGCTCTACGCGGAGAAGGTTGTGAAAGAGTCCGTGATTGATGTTGTCATCGAACTGCTCGAAAAGAGCCAGGTTGCCCTCGGAAAGAACCTGAGAGAAACAATAAAAGGAGCAGACATCCTAGTGGACTACGTGCCAAAAGATCTAGAAGTGGAGGCGTATCTGTTTTTAAGTAGGAAAAAGGAGGGGCTAAAAGTTTAG
- a CDS encoding C2H2-type zinc finger protein: MKLRAITFVDRDGELYYRCPKCGRIFKKSKDYTRHVNRAHWKK; encoded by the coding sequence ATGAAGCTCAGGGCCATAACCTTCGTAGACAGGGATGGAGAGCTCTACTACCGCTGCCCCAAGTGTGGAAGGATCTTCAAGAAGAGCAAGGATTACACCAGACACGTGAACAGGGCCCATTGGAAAAAGTGA
- the thpR gene encoding RNA 2',3'-cyclic phosphodiesterase yields the protein MRAFIAIDVNDTVRDNLVRAQERIGNKAAKIKFVEPENLHLTLKFLGEIDEATAEEVKNALTEIAKKHRKHRARVKGIGVFPNPNYVRVIWAGIENDEEIKAIAEDIEKAMRKLGFKKEKDFVAHITIGRVKFVKDKLELAMALKDLANEDFGEFDVEAIELKKSTLTPKGPIYETVARFELKEPEEKE from the coding sequence ATGAGGGCGTTCATAGCAATAGACGTTAACGATACGGTCAGGGACAACCTCGTTAGGGCCCAGGAGAGAATAGGGAACAAAGCTGCGAAGATAAAGTTCGTCGAGCCTGAGAACCTCCACCTGACGCTCAAGTTTCTGGGAGAGATAGACGAGGCCACCGCAGAAGAAGTCAAAAATGCACTCACAGAGATAGCGAAGAAGCACAGGAAGCACAGGGCGAGAGTGAAGGGAATAGGCGTCTTCCCGAACCCGAACTACGTGAGGGTAATCTGGGCAGGGATAGAGAACGACGAGGAGATAAAGGCGATAGCGGAAGACATTGAGAAGGCCATGAGAAAACTTGGCTTCAAAAAGGAGAAGGACTTCGTGGCCCACATAACCATAGGCAGGGTGAAGTTCGTTAAGGACAAACTTGAACTCGCGATGGCATTGAAAGACCTCGCCAACGAGGACTTTGGGGAGTTTGATGTTGAAGCAATAGAGCTAAAGAAGAGCACCCTGACACCTAAAGGTCCGATATACGAGACGGTGGCGAGGTTCGAGCTTAAAGAGCCGGAGGAGAAGGAATGA
- a CDS encoding phosphoribosyltransferase encodes MDKVYLTWWQVDRAVFALADELRKNFMPDVIVGVARGGLIPAVRLSHILGDLEVKVIDVKFYKDIGERMEKPMITIPLHGSLEGKKVVVVDDVSDTGKTLEVVIDEVKKAGASAVKVACLSMKPWTKVVPDFYVFRTDKWIVFPWEEFPVVVRE; translated from the coding sequence ATGGACAAGGTTTATCTCACGTGGTGGCAGGTCGATAGGGCCGTATTTGCACTCGCGGACGAGCTTAGGAAGAACTTCATGCCGGATGTAATAGTCGGCGTCGCGAGGGGTGGACTCATCCCGGCGGTGAGGCTCAGTCACATCCTCGGCGACCTCGAAGTTAAGGTCATCGATGTGAAGTTCTACAAGGATATCGGGGAGAGGATGGAAAAGCCCATGATAACAATCCCTCTCCACGGCTCGCTTGAAGGTAAGAAGGTCGTTGTGGTCGATGACGTCAGCGACACGGGGAAGACCCTTGAGGTTGTTATCGATGAAGTGAAGAAGGCGGGGGCAAGTGCGGTTAAGGTCGCCTGCCTCAGCATGAAGCCGTGGACGAAGGTCGTTCCCGACTTCTACGTCTTCAGGACTGACAAGTGGATCGTCTTCCCCTGGGAAGAGTTCCCGGTTGTTGTAAGGGAGTGA
- a CDS encoding ferritin family protein, which produces MRVNELLEKLIWQENELYNLHKLGETFAAYERPEMVETFRLMAEEELRHRKTLEGMLTGESLEGTAVLDYMGSLSIEPMLSDSRSEPSSLEELIMDAVVREKHAYELYNKLASILEGTLSQLFRMMADEELKHAYRLRLLYEGL; this is translated from the coding sequence ATGAGAGTTAATGAGCTCCTTGAAAAGCTCATCTGGCAGGAGAACGAGCTCTACAATCTCCACAAGCTCGGTGAGACCTTTGCGGCCTACGAACGGCCGGAGATGGTGGAGACGTTCCGATTGATGGCAGAGGAAGAGCTCAGACACAGAAAAACCCTTGAGGGCATGCTGACGGGTGAGAGTCTGGAAGGAACGGCCGTTTTAGACTACATGGGCTCTCTCTCAATAGAGCCCATGCTGAGCGACTCTCGTTCCGAGCCATCGAGTCTTGAGGAACTGATAATGGACGCAGTGGTCAGGGAAAAGCACGCATACGAGCTGTACAATAAACTGGCGTCGATACTGGAAGGAACGCTCTCCCAGCTCTTCCGGATGATGGCAGACGAGGAATTAAAACACGCGTACCGTCTGCGGCTCCTGTACGAGGGACTTTAG
- a CDS encoding metal-dependent hydrolase has protein sequence MVKVKFLGHAAFLIEGSKKILIDPFLSGNPKAAVKPEEVEVDLILVTHAHGDHIGDAPEIARRSGAKIVAMYDVANYISEQSGGKVETIGMNYGPTEIDDIFIVQVPAWHSSSDGIHSIGNASGFIVKLDGVTIYHAGDTFVFGDMALFNELYGPIDVALLPIGGHFTMGPREAAKAVELLKPRKVVPMHYSTWEPIAQDPEEFKKLVGDKAEVVILQPGESIEL, from the coding sequence ATGGTGAAGGTGAAGTTCCTGGGCCACGCGGCTTTTCTGATTGAGGGGAGCAAGAAGATACTCATAGACCCGTTCCTCAGCGGCAACCCAAAGGCGGCAGTTAAGCCAGAGGAGGTTGAGGTAGACCTCATTCTGGTGACTCACGCCCACGGCGACCACATTGGCGACGCCCCAGAGATAGCCAGGAGAAGCGGAGCCAAAATAGTTGCAATGTACGACGTTGCAAACTACATAAGCGAACAGTCGGGCGGAAAGGTCGAGACGATAGGAATGAACTACGGGCCGACAGAGATAGACGACATCTTTATCGTCCAGGTTCCGGCCTGGCACTCCAGCAGCGACGGTATTCACAGCATAGGCAACGCCTCTGGGTTCATAGTGAAGCTCGACGGAGTGACTATCTATCATGCAGGAGATACGTTCGTTTTCGGCGACATGGCCCTCTTCAACGAGCTCTACGGCCCGATTGACGTTGCCCTCCTCCCAATAGGCGGACACTTCACTATGGGACCAAGGGAAGCCGCCAAAGCGGTTGAACTCCTCAAGCCGAGGAAAGTCGTCCCGATGCACTACAGCACATGGGAGCCAATCGCTCAGGATCCAGAGGAGTTCAAGAAACTCGTCGGTGATAAGGCTGAGGTCGTTATCCTCCAGCCCGGAGAGAGCATTGAGCTCTAA